The region GCGCCGACGTCGAGCGCGTTGATGCAACCGGTGGCTTGCGCCAGATGGCCGAAGAACGTACGGCCGCCGGCGGTGAGCGCATGCGACAGAATCGCGCGATTCACGCCGCCGTGCAGCACTAGCAGCACGGTGTCCCATGACGTGTCCTCGCGCAACGCCGCCACCGCGGGCAACACGCGGTCGAACAACGCGCCGATGGTTTCGCCGTCGAGAAAGCGCGTGCTTTCCGGCACGATGCCGTCGAACACGCCGAGAAATGCCGCTTCGATATCCTGCGGCGGAATGTTGCTGAGCTTGCCGCCGCGAATTTCCTGCCATGCGGGCTCGATGTCGAGGCCGATCTGCTGACCGGTCTCGGCCAGCACACGTTGCGCGGTTTCGACCGTGCGCGGTAAGCCGCTCACGATCACCCGATCGAACCGGACTTGCTGTCCGGCGAACACGCGGCCTGCCGCGCTTGCCTGCTCGCGGCCGTTCGCGTTCAACGGCACGGTTTCAGGGTCGATCGCGCGGCCGGAGTCGTCGAAGTAGGTCACGTCGCCGTGACGCATCAGGAAGATGCGGCGGCGCTTGGGGAGTTGATAGTCAGGCATTGTCCCTTCGTTCACGGATGTTCACTTGTAGACCGGAGCGCGTTTTTCGAGGAACGCGGAAATTCCTTCGAGTCCGTCGCGATGGTGTAGCGAGGCGACGAAGCTGTCGCGTTCGGCGACCAGATGTTCAGCGAGCGGCTGTGCGCCGGCCTCGCCGATGAGCCCCTTGATGCGCGCGACCGAATTCGGCGAAATCCTGCCGAGCTCGTCGGCCCAGGCGACAGCGGTGTCGCGCACGGTGCCGGTCTTCGCGAGTTTGTTGACGACGCCGAGATCGTGCAGACGCGTGGCGCCGATCGGTTTGCCTTCGATCAGCACTTCGGTCGCGAGCTGCCGCGGCAAGGCTTGCGCGAGAAACCACGAACCGCCACCATCGGGCGTGAGACCGACGCGCGCATACGACATCACGAATTTGGCGTCTTCCGCTGCGACGATTAGATCGCACGCGAGTGCCAATGAAAATCCTGCGCCGGCTGCGGCGCCGTCAACAGCGGCGATCACCGGCTTCGACGACAGACGCAGCGCCGAAATCCATTCGCCGAGCAGCTCAATGCTCTCCGCCTGCACCGACGGATCTTTCGCGCGGTTTTCCAGCAAGCGGTTCAGATTGCCGCCGGCACAAAAGAAATTGTCCGCGCCGGTAATCACGACGGCGCGGATCGACGGATCGCGCTCGACCGATTCGAGCGCCTCGATGCCCGCGGCATACATGTCCGGATGC is a window of Paraburkholderia phytofirmans OLGA172 DNA encoding:
- a CDS encoding histidine phosphatase family protein — translated: MPDYQLPKRRRIFLMRHGDVTYFDDSGRAIDPETVPLNANGREQASAAGRVFAGQQVRFDRVIVSGLPRTVETAQRVLAETGQQIGLDIEPAWQEIRGGKLSNIPPQDIEAAFLGVFDGIVPESTRFLDGETIGALFDRVLPAVAALREDTSWDTVLLVLHGGVNRAILSHALTAGGRTFFGHLAQATGCINALDVGAAPRDWVLRTINYSPPSPLHRDVRNTTMEMLYAQFIQYTHS
- a CDS encoding oxepin-CoA hydrolase, alternative type, coding for MSAELLTSRPTESESTLVLTLSNPGARNALHPDMYAAGIEALESVERDPSIRAVVITGADNFFCAGGNLNRLLENRAKDPSVQAESIELLGEWISALRLSSKPVIAAVDGAAAGAGFSLALACDLIVAAEDAKFVMSYARVGLTPDGGGSWFLAQALPRQLATEVLIEGKPIGATRLHDLGVVNKLAKTGTVRDTAVAWADELGRISPNSVARIKGLIGEAGAQPLAEHLVAERDSFVASLHHRDGLEGISAFLEKRAPVYK